A single Amphiprion ocellaris isolate individual 3 ecotype Okinawa chromosome 15, ASM2253959v1, whole genome shotgun sequence DNA region contains:
- the vps28 gene encoding vacuolar protein sorting-associated protein 28 homolog, with translation MFHGIPVTGGVGGAPANKPELYEEVKLYKNAREREKYDNMAELFAVVKTLQALEKAYIKDCVTPNEYTASCSRLLVQYKAAFKQVQGSDVGSIDDFCRKYRLDCPLAMERIKEDRPITIKDDKGNLNRCIADIVSLFITVMDKLRLEIRAMDEIQPDLRELMETMNRMSNMPPDSEAKDKVNLWLTTLSSMSASDELDDNQVRQMLFDLESAYNAFNRFLHSS, from the exons ATGTTCCATGGGATACCAGTGAcaggaggagtaggaggag CTCCAGCCAATAAACCTGAGTTATATGAG GAGgtgaaattatacaaaaacgCAAGGGAACGAGAGAA GTATGATAACATGGCAGAACTGTTTGCTGTCGTCAAGACCCTGCAGGCTCTGGAGAAGGCTTACATCAAGGACTGTGTAACACCTAATGA GTACACAGCCTCCTGTTCCAGACTCTTGGTTCAGTATAAGGCTGCGTTCAAGCAGGTGCAGGGATCTGATGTGGGCTCCATCGATGACTTCTGCAGAAAGTACAGA CTGGACTGCCCATTAGCAATGGAGAGGATCAAGGAGGATCGGCCAATCACCATCAAGGACGACAAGGGCAACCTGAACCGCTGCATTGCAGATATAGTTTCT CTCTTCATCACCGTGATGGACAAACTGAGACTGGAGATCAGAGCCATGGATGAG ATCCAACCAGACCTGAGGGAGTTGATGGAAACCATGAACAGAATGAGCAACATGCCTCCAGACTCAGAGGCTAAGGACAAAGTCAATCTCTG GTTGACCACCCTCAGCAGCATGTCGGCTTCAGATGAGTTGGATGATAATCAGGTGCGCCAGATGCTGTTTGATCTGGAGTCGGCCTACAACGCCTTCAACCGCTTCCTCCACTCCTCTTAA